Sequence from the Amphiprion ocellaris isolate individual 3 ecotype Okinawa chromosome 1, ASM2253959v1, whole genome shotgun sequence genome:
TGTTGGCTGAGCGCTCAGGCCACATGGCGGCACGGTGAAAGACCTGCTGACAGCTGGGGGACAGGAAGATGCCATGGAAACAGAGGGATCAGACGTGTGACCCCAGGGCAGGACGACAAAGCTGCTACTAGGTAGAGGAGAACACTATTCTGAAGGTTCAAAAACTATAATCCATAAAGAAAACCATGGCGCAGGACAACAACTAGGTGTGAATACGGGTAACTGCTGAAAGCTGAAAAAGGGCGAAGCACAAAAATTACATGCATGGATGCATGCATAATATTTCCCTGCATAAATAAAAGTCTCCTTAAAGGTCAAACTCCACACTGGTGAATGAATGCACCAACCTCTAGTTGGCCAAATATGAAAAGGTTTCTACTGATATGCCAAAAGACTTGAGCCAGAACTGGTGAATTCTACTGCTCTGATGTCAAGATCACACCatctcagttttctttttaatggtATCGTGGGACTGACACCATGTGATTCAACtgctgtaattttggacatttaaatggaaaaaaaaaaacagctcttgGTACAAACCGCTGGGATTCAGGAGCATAACAAGAGCTTAATACAGGAAACTGCCATCTGAAGAAAATGAATTAACTGGTGAATCAATGTTCTGTTAATGTTTGCTTGTAAAGTGAAAATGAGCTACTGAACAGCACCGTCGAATGTTGGGATTTTAGCCATTCCGCCATAATTATTAGGTCACAGTTCAGTGAAAAACAGAGGATGAAGGAGTGCGAGATGGGGTTACTGATATAGTTGTACATATTGTGGTAAAAATGAGGCTCCTAGTGGtcttaataaaaatgcagttgtGAAGGAAAACAAGCATAACAGCTTCTTCAGAGCATGAATACAAAGATATCACATTATCAATAAAGCTTATAAAATTGATAACAATATATACCTTATGTACAGCAAATGTTAGTTCATAAATGTAAGGAGCTTTTCGACATTTCAGTACTGCAGATTGTGACGCGATTTCTTATCTTTCAAAAAAGTTTTGAAGTAATTTGAAAATAACCTCTGAATGATTATTCAAAATCACCATTACAACAATTAGGATAAAATTAGAGGTAGCAGCGGATTTGAgatctctcttcttctttttttactttacaacatttcaacattttcctTCCCATTTTTGCTCAGGGGGTATTGCGTGCTTAAATCAgaatcttcattttcatcttcaaaaACCCGCTTGACAGCCTGCTTTAAATACTCACGCACCCATGAGCGCACTTCGAGTGGTTTTCTACAGACACCAGTGTCGTgacactcagacacacatacTCACTCACACTTTTGctacactcacacattcacaccatgtttgacacacacacatacacactacgCCTTGCTCTCATATCACCAAGTTCCTTCATATATGTTTATCTTTACGTCACAGTCTTTCTCCCTCTTGTCCCTCCTTCTCCATAAAAACCTTTTGGCTTAGTGATCTGGAAGGGTGGTGGTGCTGGTTTGGAGACATATAGTTCATCAGGTGGAGGATCACTGTGCTGTGGGGAAAGGAACATCTGAGTTATTTATTAAAACGGTCCCTCTGTGCCTCCTCTCGAGCCCCAATGTGATCCTCAGTCCTGTACCGCTGTACTGTGGCCCTGAATCACTGTCCTGCTGCATACCCAAGCTTTTGTATGTCTGACCAACCTCTTCATAACACTGTTTAATAACGTCTCAGCACTGGGACGCCCTTCCCATgatcctcctctctttctcatGTCCTGTGTCCACTACAATGCCACTGCAGGGCTAACTGCACAGTTTTTAAGGAGAAGGTTCCCTGCAGTCAGTGTCTGCTGGCCTGACTGGGGTTTGCGGGGCTGCAGGAGTTTCGAGCTGTCCCAGGCAAGGTGGAAATTCAGGACTGGTAAAAGTGGTGGTAGTGGTGATGGTGTtcatggtgatggtgatgctcATGCCGTTGCACCACTTGGGCCAGCCCCCCCTCATAGAGCAGCACACTGGGCAGATCTCTCACTTGTTCTTTCTCTACCACTGGTCCTGGAGCTGCCAGAGAGCCTAAAGCCCGATAGGCCTGGCTCTCCTTGGACCGCTGCTTGTGTTTGCGGTAGGGGGCTGCGGACTGATGAGGGGGTGTCTGGCTAACTAGGGCTGGAGGAGGGGGGACCCCTCGGCTCCTCATCACCCTGCCACTGATCTGTGCTGGAGGTGTGCGGCTGTGGGTCTTGGGAGAACGGAGGGCATGTTTCCCTGAGTCTTGGCCTCGCAGCCTGGTGGGGTGGAGACTGTCTGGAGCAACAGTGTCCACAACAGTCTGCAGGCGGCGATGGTGGGAATGGGATTGGCCATTTTCTGGTTCATGGGAGCGAGAACGAGTCTGGTTGGACGACCTGGTCTGAGGCTCTGCTTTTGTTGGCTCTGCAGCGGGAGCtgtgagagagggagacacaTTTGTTTACTTTAAACAACTGCAAACAAACAAGGCTGTCACAGAGTTGGTGTCCACTGTCAAGATCTATTATATAGGTACTCAAAATCCAAACCAAGAACAAAATTGGGGCAACTTGATGACAGAGTGGATACACCACACACCACATGGATTAAAATGCTCTTAGCAGCTGAGCCTCAGGCTTGCTGTAAGTAATTCCACTGCTCACTTTCCTCAGATTTCCTGTCTATCTTTACAGTGCTGTCTAAATAAAGGCGAAATGCCAAGAAAACCATTTAAAGAGCAGAGAAAAATATACCATGATGTGGAAATTACTGTGCGAACAGCTCTCTAATAAAGTTCTACTCAAAAGTTATATGATCCGATTCTGGCAGCCTCATTTCAGGATCTTTCTCTAAGCAGATAACCCTGACAGAGCAGATCTCTGTTAGCACTTCCCTGACAAAaccaacattaaaataatagcATGTCATCACTGACCATCAGATCAAGGCCGCTGCTTATTAGACCTAATATTTCACTTCACAACAGCCCGTTCTGTTGATGGGCTTTAGCCTTGAACACTTGATGTATTGTGCTTGTctgagtccagatgtttgtaCTGGCGAGGAGCACAGTGGGCTGGTAGTTCCACCTAATGGCTCCAAGCAGGTGCCGCAGTAATGAGGGCCCCTGGATAGAGCTTCAAAGGGCCACGGTCTGTATTTCTCCCTCCcctcacccccccccccccctggCCCCGGTCCACTCACCAGCTCCGAAGCGGGATGTGTAGTTTTCAATGCCTGCCAGGTCCAAGTAGTGGTTCCTGCGTTCCAGGTTCTCATCCACACAGTGGCGCTGGCAGCCAGGCTGGGTGTGGTGGTCACTGTGGTGGCGCCTGCGGACACAAGCGGCACTGCTCATTAGGTAGCAGTTTGGGCCAGTGAGTTTCACTATGGTAGTGTTTGGAGAAAGTAAAACAAGTGTTCCTTATGATCAGGCAGTGGCAGAGTAATTGTTAGAGGAGTGAGATGGTGATTGGAAAATCACAGGCTTGAAGCAGAACTTGGGAGTACTTCAACAGCACAGTGAGTGAGCTGACTCTCTGCTGACTCTCTCCCGTTTGCTCCTCGTTAGTGCAGTGGAGGTAAATTTGAGCAAAACTAATTAAAGAGTAGAAGACTATTGCACAACCCGAGTGTGAATTCATCCTTTAACAACCACTGACACATTTTATGGGAAAGTTAGCTTTTCTGTTTCAAGAAGTGGATGGAAGCAATAGAGACTGAAATGTGCAGGGGAGGTGGGCTTACCTTAGGAGTGCTCGAGACTTCTTGTCTGCACTCTTGGGGTCTTCGATGcacttgtcatttttctctctgggGTGGggcatgtctgtgtttgtgtgaaagaCAGGAGGCTATTATCAAAGAGAGCAACACAGAgcaaccacacatacacacacacaaagacacacgaCAACAGTCACACAAGCCTCAGAAGAAAGCAAcctttgttttggggttttactTTGAAGATCtatagaaaaggaaaaacaacaatgct
This genomic interval carries:
- the nkd1 gene encoding protein naked cuticle homolog 1 isoform X2: MGKLHSKHAAICKPRESPEGDSFVVNACLARKGIDDWLVKQKYYCTSSRLEQQDCHHKNNCGLTTRDSIDEACAERIGDEHYRLEVALPPEKTDSCCVEEKMQERGSQSPAGPQKQLQFEELECAVSVEEDNRQEWTFTLYDFDNNGKVTREDITSLLHTIYEVVDASVNHSPGSSKTLRVKLSVAPDSSQRWRSCTQDMPHPREKNDKCIEDPKSADKKSRALLRRHHSDHHTQPGCQRHCVDENLERRNHYLDLAGIENYTSRFGAAPAAEPTKAEPQTRSSNQTRSRSHEPENGQSHSHHRRLQTVVDTVAPDSLHPTRLRGQDSGKHALRSPKTHSRTPPAQISGRVMRSRGVPPPPALVSQTPPHQSAAPYRKHKQRSKESQAYRALGSLAAPGPVVEKEQVRDLPSVLLYEGGLAQVVQRHEHHHHHEHHHHYHHFYQS
- the nkd1 gene encoding protein naked cuticle homolog 1 isoform X1; this translates as MGKLHSKHAAICKPRESPEGDSFVVNACLARKGIDDWLVKQKYYCTSSRLEQQDCHHKNNCGLTTRDSIDEACAERIGDEHYRLEVALPPEKTDSCCVEEKMQERGSQSPAGPQKQLQFEELECAVSVEEDNRQEWTFTLYDFDNNGKVTREDITSLLHTIYEVVDASVNHSPGSSKTLRVKLSVAPDSSQRWRSCTQGAADMPHPREKNDKCIEDPKSADKKSRALLRRHHSDHHTQPGCQRHCVDENLERRNHYLDLAGIENYTSRFGAAPAAEPTKAEPQTRSSNQTRSRSHEPENGQSHSHHRRLQTVVDTVAPDSLHPTRLRGQDSGKHALRSPKTHSRTPPAQISGRVMRSRGVPPPPALVSQTPPHQSAAPYRKHKQRSKESQAYRALGSLAAPGPVVEKEQVRDLPSVLLYEGGLAQVVQRHEHHHHHEHHHHYHHFYQS